From the Leguminivora glycinivorella isolate SPB_JAAS2020 chromosome 15, LegGlyc_1.1, whole genome shotgun sequence genome, one window contains:
- the LOC125234239 gene encoding uncharacterized protein LOC125234239 gives MAGPVDITPPSAPGLTRSGSTGMRSTPLTFLNAFFLKSFIPQKEWKTIHFHGHDLASLQRLVDPASLPPRYGGTCRHHVTISTWLNKIRKYRDEAFDREMKEFGWVIKE, from the exons ATGGCGGGACCTGTCGACATCACGCCACCATCGGCACCTGGCTTAACAAGATCAGGAAGTACCGGGATGAG ATCAACACCGTTAACCTTCCTGAACGCCTTCTTTCTCAAAAGCTTCATTCCTCAGAAGGAGTGGAAGACGATCCACTTCCACGGCCACGACCTAGCTTCACTCCAGCGGCTGGTAGACCCCGCCAGCCTGCCGCCACGCTATGGCGGGACCTGTCGACATCACGTCACCATCAGCACCTGGCTTAACAAGATCAGGAAGTACCGGGATGAGGCGTTCGACCGTGAGATGAAGGAATTCGGATGGGTGATCAAGGAATAA